In a genomic window of Streptomyces koelreuteriae:
- a CDS encoding DUF475 domain-containing protein — MVLKTFGWSFAVTALGLVAAILYGGWTAFGVVAILSVLEISLSFDNAVVNAGILKKMNAFWQKIFLTIGILIAVFGMRLVFPVVIVAISAQLGPIEAVDLALTDKDQYQQYVTDAHPSIAAFGGMFLLMIFLDFIFEDRDIKWLGWLERPLAKLGKVDMLSVCIALIILLISSMTFGANAHQHGGTHADKAETVLLSGVMGLITYMIVGGLSGYFEDKLEEEEEREHEAEEKAAREGKPKSAVKLAGKAAFFMFLYLEVLDASFSFDGVIGAFAITNDIVLMALGLGIGAMYVRSLTVYLVREGTLDDYVYLEHGAHYAIGALALVLLVTIQYEINEFITGLIGVVLIGASFWSSVRRNRAIAAAEGKAGSDEKTEVSSGV; from the coding sequence GTGGTTCTGAAAACCTTCGGGTGGTCGTTCGCGGTCACCGCGCTCGGCCTGGTCGCAGCGATTCTCTACGGAGGGTGGACCGCGTTCGGCGTCGTAGCGATCCTGTCCGTCCTCGAGATCTCGCTGTCCTTCGACAACGCGGTGGTCAACGCCGGGATCCTGAAGAAGATGAATGCCTTCTGGCAGAAGATCTTCCTCACGATCGGCATCCTGATCGCCGTCTTCGGCATGCGACTGGTCTTCCCTGTCGTGATCGTCGCGATCAGCGCCCAGCTGGGGCCGATCGAGGCCGTCGACCTCGCGCTCACCGACAAGGACCAGTACCAGCAGTACGTCACCGACGCCCACCCGTCGATCGCCGCCTTCGGTGGCATGTTCCTGCTGATGATCTTCCTCGACTTCATCTTCGAGGACCGGGACATCAAGTGGCTCGGCTGGCTGGAGCGCCCGCTGGCCAAGCTCGGCAAGGTCGACATGCTGTCGGTCTGCATCGCCCTGATCATCCTGCTGATCTCCTCGATGACCTTCGGCGCCAACGCCCACCAGCACGGCGGCACCCACGCCGACAAGGCGGAGACCGTCCTGCTCTCCGGTGTCATGGGTCTGATCACCTACATGATCGTCGGCGGCCTCTCCGGCTACTTCGAGGACAAGCTCGAAGAGGAGGAGGAGCGCGAGCACGAGGCCGAGGAGAAGGCCGCCCGCGAAGGCAAGCCCAAGTCGGCCGTCAAGCTGGCCGGCAAGGCCGCGTTCTTCATGTTCCTCTACCTCGAGGTCCTGGACGCCTCCTTCTCCTTCGACGGTGTGATCGGCGCCTTCGCCATCACCAACGACATCGTCCTGATGGCCCTCGGCCTCGGCATCGGCGCCATGTACGTCCGGTCCCTCACGGTCTACCTGGTCCGCGAGGGCACCCTCGACGACTACGTCTACCTGGAGCACGGCGCGCACTACGCGATCGGCGCGCTCGCCCTGGTCCTGCTCGTCACCATCCAGTACGAGATCAACGAGTTCATCACCGGCCTCATCGGTGTCGTGCTGATCGGCGCCTCCTTCTGGTCCTCCGTGCGCCGCAACCGCGCCATCGCGGCGGCCGAGGGAAAAGCCGGCTCGGACGAGAAGACTGAGGTCTCGTCCGGGGTGTGA
- a CDS encoding TerD family protein, which translates to MGLFDGLGRGRNTQFDSGHAATNAIELTKRHAQISLTKQDAATGHLRVNLSWRMRTSDIGGPQRESLLRHPFRALKPPEVVGHSQSMVNVDLDLGCLYELQDGTKGVVQPLGGYFGDVNAPPYVKLSGDDRFGSGSGETMYINLDHRENIKRLLVFVYIYDQTPAFDRTHASVTLYPSSGPRIEIHLDERQPQARSCAVVMIEKVKNDEIIVRREAKFVYGFQAELDRLYGWGLQWGRGYKTKVER; encoded by the coding sequence ATGGGCCTGTTCGACGGACTCGGGCGCGGGCGGAACACGCAGTTCGACTCGGGCCACGCGGCAACGAACGCGATCGAGCTGACCAAGCGGCACGCGCAGATATCACTCACCAAGCAGGACGCGGCCACCGGCCATCTGCGCGTCAATCTGAGCTGGCGGATGCGCACGTCCGACATCGGCGGCCCCCAGCGCGAGAGCCTGCTGCGGCACCCCTTCCGGGCCCTGAAGCCCCCTGAGGTCGTCGGCCACAGCCAGAGCATGGTCAACGTCGACCTCGACCTGGGCTGCCTCTACGAGCTCCAGGACGGCACCAAGGGCGTCGTCCAGCCCCTCGGCGGCTACTTCGGCGACGTCAACGCCCCGCCGTACGTCAAGCTCAGCGGCGACGACCGCTTCGGCTCCGGGTCCGGCGAGACGATGTACATCAACCTCGACCACCGCGAAAACATCAAGCGGCTCCTGGTCTTCGTCTACATCTACGACCAGACACCCGCCTTCGACCGCACCCACGCCAGCGTCACCCTCTACCCGAGCAGCGGCCCGCGCATCGAGATCCACCTCGACGAACGCCAGCCGCAGGCGCGCTCCTGTGCCGTCGTCATGATCGAGAAGGTCAAGAACGACGAGATCATCGTGCGCCGCGAGGCGAAGTTCGTCTACGGCTTCCAGGCCGAGCTGGACCGGCTGTACGGGTGGGGTCTGCAGTGGGGCCGGGGCTACAAGACGAAGGTCGAGCGCTGA
- a CDS encoding TerD family protein, which yields MTHAMLKGSNVPLEATTVRAVLRWTPGQGVPDVDASALLLGPDGRVRSDEDFVFYNQPRHPSGKVWRLGKKRAAEGLTDTIQTELTGVESGVSRILLVASADGIPFDRVQALRILLYDAAGTEAEALAYFDVKPETGEETALICGELYRRGEGWKFRALGEGYSNGLQGLATDYGISVDESEAAQETSALPTTAATTQAPAPEVSRPLPPEQPTVVPAQPAYGYPPQQPATTQPAYGYPQPASQPAYGYPQAPAAAGVTGAQTGYGYPPPITAAPDPDFRLPPQGPQFIGR from the coding sequence ATGACGCACGCGATGCTGAAGGGGTCGAACGTCCCGCTGGAAGCCACCACGGTGCGCGCCGTGCTGCGCTGGACACCCGGACAGGGGGTTCCGGACGTCGATGCCTCCGCGCTGCTCCTCGGCCCCGACGGTCGTGTGCGCTCCGACGAGGACTTCGTCTTCTACAACCAGCCCCGGCACCCCTCGGGGAAGGTGTGGCGGCTCGGCAAGAAGCGGGCAGCCGAGGGCCTGACCGACACGATCCAGACAGAGCTCACCGGTGTCGAGTCGGGAGTCAGCCGGATTCTGCTGGTCGCATCGGCGGACGGCATCCCGTTCGACCGCGTACAGGCGCTGCGCATCCTGCTGTACGACGCGGCGGGCACCGAGGCGGAAGCGCTGGCGTACTTCGACGTCAAGCCGGAGACGGGCGAGGAGACCGCGCTGATCTGCGGCGAGCTGTACCGGCGCGGCGAGGGCTGGAAGTTCCGGGCGCTCGGCGAGGGCTATTCGAACGGGCTGCAGGGGCTCGCGACCGACTACGGCATCTCGGTGGACGAGTCGGAGGCCGCGCAGGAGACGTCGGCCCTGCCCACCACGGCCGCGACCACGCAAGCGCCCGCCCCCGAGGTGTCGCGGCCGCTGCCTCCGGAGCAGCCGACCGTCGTCCCCGCGCAGCCCGCCTACGGCTATCCGCCCCAGCAGCCCGCGACGACGCAGCCGGCGTACGGCTACCCGCAGCCCGCGAGCCAGCCCGCCTACGGCTATCCCCAGGCTCCGGCCGCGGCCGGCGTCACGGGGGCGCAGACCGGCTACGGCTATCCGCCGCCGATCACCGCGGCCCCCGACCCGGACTTCCGCCTGCCCCCGCAGGGTCCGCAGTTCATCGGACGCTGA
- a CDS encoding HpcH/HpaI aldolase/citrate lyase family protein has product MRHFGHIAPEVRKRLFHREPCVFTPDSPARLLAAALGATLYSPATRPRLADDVLKQAGRGVVSMVLCLEDSIDDADVGPGEENLVRQFEALDGLPDADLPLLFIRVRAPEQIPDLVRRLGTSARLLSGFVLPKFTAERGIPFLEALASAEAESGRRLFAMPVLESPELLYRESRVETLEGISRAVDKYRDRVLALRLGVTDFCSSYGLRRGPDMTAYDVQIVASVIADVVNMLGRADGTGFTVTGPVWEYFRVQERMFKPLLRQSPFLEVQAAELREKLIEHAMDGLLREISLDQANGLLGKTCIHPSHVLPVHALSVVSHEEFSDAQDILRPERGGGGVLRSSYTNKMNEVKPHRAWAERTLLRAEVFGVANEDIGFVELLAAGLPG; this is encoded by the coding sequence ATGCGTCATTTCGGGCACATCGCGCCTGAGGTGCGGAAGCGTCTCTTCCACCGCGAGCCGTGTGTGTTCACGCCGGACTCCCCGGCCCGGCTGCTCGCGGCGGCCCTGGGCGCCACGCTCTACAGTCCGGCCACCCGCCCCCGCCTCGCCGACGACGTCCTCAAGCAGGCCGGTCGCGGAGTCGTCTCCATGGTGCTGTGCCTGGAGGACTCGATCGACGACGCGGACGTCGGCCCGGGCGAGGAGAACCTCGTCCGCCAGTTCGAGGCCCTCGACGGCCTCCCGGACGCGGACCTGCCCCTGCTGTTCATCCGGGTCCGCGCCCCCGAGCAGATCCCCGACCTCGTCCGACGGCTCGGCACCTCGGCCCGGCTGCTGTCCGGATTCGTACTGCCGAAGTTCACCGCGGAGCGCGGCATCCCCTTCCTCGAGGCACTGGCGAGCGCCGAGGCCGAAAGCGGCCGTCGCCTTTTCGCCATGCCGGTGCTGGAGTCGCCGGAGCTGCTCTACCGCGAGTCCCGGGTGGAGACCCTGGAGGGCATCTCCCGGGCCGTCGACAAGTACCGCGACCGCGTGCTCGCCCTGCGCCTCGGCGTCACTGACTTCTGCTCCTCCTACGGGCTGCGCAGAGGCCCCGACATGACGGCGTACGACGTGCAGATCGTCGCCTCCGTGATCGCCGACGTGGTGAACATGCTGGGCCGCGCCGACGGGACCGGCTTCACCGTGACCGGGCCGGTGTGGGAGTACTTCCGGGTCCAGGAGCGCATGTTCAAGCCGCTGCTGCGGCAGAGCCCCTTCCTCGAGGTGCAGGCCGCGGAACTGCGCGAGAAGCTGATCGAGCACGCCATGGACGGCCTGCTCAGGGAGATCTCCCTCGACCAGGCCAACGGCCTGCTGGGCAAGACCTGCATCCACCCCTCCCATGTGCTCCCGGTGCACGCCCTGTCGGTCGTCAGCCACGAGGAGTTCTCCGACGCCCAGGACATCCTGCGCCCCGAGCGGGGCGGCGGGGGTGTGCTTCGATCGTCGTACACGAACAAGATGAACGAGGTGAAGCCGCATCGGGCCTGGGCCGAGCGGACCCTGCTGCGAGCCGAGGTTTTCGGCGTGGCGAACGAGGACATCGGCTTCGTGGAACTGCTCGCCGCCGGCCTGCCCGGCTGA
- a CDS encoding phosphoribosyltransferase, with translation MEKAVNEGVRGEVRDEAGGVWSGSWVAERLGVELVGDDRLTGLLGLALRRNPKRAHLLVSNVLGKHVPQSPSVVYGHGVELGRRVRALLGEEESARAVVLGYAETATGLGHSVADGLGLAPYLHSTRRPVAGLAAAGGFEEAHSHATSHLLLPEDPALLSGEGPLVLVDDEFSTGNTVLNTVRDLHGRYPRRRYVVVALVDMRSAEDAGRLEGFAREIGARVDLVAAASGTVRLPEGVLERGQELVARYEAESAAEGSSAGAAASWPVAQFPAPPIGAYRQRPQGARGTARTAPTGPHPEDNRIDLHWPANLPDGARHGFTPAHRERLEAALPGMAARIADALPEDARRVHILGFEELMYTPLRLAAALERTAPDIEVRYSTTTRSPVLAVDDPGYAIRTRLAFPAHDDPADGPGERYAYNVAGAGFDAVVVVVDSAGDTPALHAPDGLTARLAAHTPRVLLAVIPSYVPERPSMLPEPLRGPDFSSYAPEEVGWLLQDLSDVTLEAPTEEREEAIQSGGAHYAESLPVEYQPSERYQELFHAALADSAARIARATGVVTETILAERGPRPVLVSLARAGTPVGILMRRWAQYRHGLDLPHYAVSIVRGRGIDANALRWLAAHHDPRDVVFVDGWTGKGAITRELAQALEEFEKSDGITGFDPEIAVLADPGSCVRTYGTREDFLIPSACLNSTVSGLISRTVLRADLVGPHDFHGAKFYRELAATDVSVAFLDAVSARFPEIEDAACAQAKDLLAADRSPTWEGWAAVERISEEYGIHDVNLVKPGVGETTRVLLRRVPWKILARAGAGSDLDHVRLLAEQRGVPVEETAELPYTCVGLIHPKYTRGATGADGKAVSL, from the coding sequence GTGGAGAAGGCAGTGAACGAGGGGGTGCGCGGCGAGGTGCGCGACGAAGCCGGCGGTGTCTGGTCCGGCAGCTGGGTCGCGGAGCGGCTGGGCGTCGAGCTCGTCGGCGACGACCGGCTGACCGGCCTGCTGGGGCTGGCGCTGCGCCGCAACCCCAAGCGGGCCCATCTGCTGGTGTCGAACGTGCTGGGCAAGCACGTGCCGCAGTCGCCGTCCGTCGTCTACGGCCACGGTGTCGAGCTCGGCCGCCGGGTGCGAGCGCTGCTGGGCGAGGAGGAGTCGGCCCGGGCGGTCGTCCTCGGCTACGCGGAGACCGCGACCGGCCTCGGCCACTCCGTCGCCGACGGGCTGGGCCTCGCGCCCTACCTGCACTCCACGCGCCGCCCCGTCGCCGGTCTCGCGGCGGCCGGCGGCTTCGAGGAGGCCCACTCGCACGCGACCTCGCATCTGCTGCTGCCGGAGGATCCCGCGCTGCTGAGCGGGGAAGGGCCGCTGGTCCTGGTCGACGACGAGTTCTCCACGGGTAACACGGTGCTGAACACCGTACGAGATCTTCATGGGCGGTATCCGCGGCGGAGGTATGTCGTGGTGGCGCTGGTGGACATGCGGTCGGCGGAGGACGCGGGGCGGTTGGAGGGGTTCGCTCGGGAGATCGGGGCGCGGGTGGATCTCGTCGCTGCGGCTTCCGGGACTGTGCGGCTGCCTGAGGGGGTGTTGGAGCGGGGGCAGGAGTTGGTGGCGCGGTACGAGGCCGAGAGTGCGGCGGAGGGTTCGTCGGCGGGTGCGGCTGCGTCGTGGCCGGTCGCGCAGTTCCCCGCGCCCCCAATAGGGGCGTATCGCCAACGCCCTCAAGGGGCGCGGGGAACTGCGCGAACAGCCCCCACCGGCCCGCACCCGGAAGACAACCGCATCGACCTGCACTGGCCGGCCAACCTGCCGGACGGCGCCCGGCATGGGTTCACCCCGGCCCATCGGGAGCGGCTGGAGGCCGCCCTGCCCGGCATGGCGGCCAGGATCGCCGACGCCCTGCCCGAAGACGCCCGCCGCGTGCACATCCTCGGCTTCGAAGAGCTGATGTACACCCCCCTCCGACTCGCCGCCGCGCTGGAGCGGACCGCGCCGGACATCGAGGTCCGCTACTCGACCACCACCCGCTCACCCGTCCTGGCCGTCGACGACCCCGGCTACGCGATACGCACCCGCCTCGCCTTCCCCGCCCACGACGACCCGGCCGACGGCCCGGGGGAGCGATACGCCTACAACGTCGCCGGCGCCGGATTCGACGCCGTCGTCGTGGTCGTCGACTCGGCCGGGGACACCCCCGCGCTGCACGCGCCCGACGGTCTGACGGCCCGGCTCGCCGCGCACACGCCGCGGGTCCTGCTCGCCGTCATACCGTCGTACGTCCCCGAAAGGCCCTCCATGCTGCCCGAGCCCCTGCGCGGCCCCGACTTCTCCTCGTACGCGCCCGAGGAGGTCGGCTGGCTGCTCCAGGACCTCTCGGACGTGACGCTGGAGGCGCCGACCGAGGAGCGCGAGGAGGCAATCCAGAGCGGTGGCGCCCACTACGCGGAGTCGCTGCCCGTGGAGTACCAGCCGAGCGAGCGGTACCAGGAGCTGTTCCACGCCGCGCTGGCCGACTCGGCGGCCCGTATCGCCCGGGCGACCGGCGTCGTCACGGAGACGATCCTCGCCGAGCGGGGGCCGCGCCCGGTGCTGGTCTCCCTGGCCCGCGCGGGAACCCCCGTCGGCATCCTGATGCGCCGCTGGGCCCAGTACCGGCATGGCCTCGACCTGCCGCACTACGCCGTCTCGATCGTCCGGGGCCGCGGCATCGACGCCAACGCGCTGCGCTGGCTCGCCGCGCACCACGACCCCCGGGACGTCGTCTTCGTCGACGGCTGGACCGGCAAGGGCGCCATCACCCGCGAACTCGCCCAGGCCCTTGAGGAGTTCGAGAAGTCCGACGGCATCACCGGCTTCGACCCCGAGATCGCGGTGCTCGCCGACCCGGGCTCCTGCGTACGGACCTACGGCACCCGCGAGGACTTCCTCATCCCCTCCGCCTGCCTCAACTCCACCGTCTCCGGCCTGATCTCGCGGACCGTGCTGCGGGCGGACCTGGTCGGTCCGCACGACTTCCACGGCGCGAAGTTCTACCGCGAACTCGCCGCCACCGACGTCTCGGTGGCCTTCCTGGACGCCGTCTCCGCCCGCTTCCCCGAGATCGAGGACGCGGCCTGCGCCCAGGCCAAGGACCTGCTCGCCGCCGACCGCTCACCCACCTGGGAGGGCTGGGCCGCCGTCGAGCGCATCAGTGAGGAGTACGGCATCCACGACGTGAACCTCGTCAAGCCCGGCGTCGGCGAGACCACCCGGGTGCTGCTGCGCCGCGTGCCCTGGAAGATCCTGGCCCGTGCCGGGGCGGGCAGCGACCTCGACCATGTACGCCTGCTGGCCGAGCAGCGCGGCGTACCCGTCGAGGAGACCGCCGAACTGCCCTACACCTGCGTCGGGTTGATCCACCCCAAGTACACCCGGGGTGCGACCGGCGCCGACGGCAAGGCGGTGTCCCTCTGA
- a CDS encoding HAD family hydrolase: MRALVASDLDRTLIYSAAALALTMPDARAPRLLCVEVHESKPLSYMTETAAGLLTDLGDAAVFVPTTTRTRKQYQRINLPGPAPTYAICANGGHLLVDGVSDPDWHARVTARLAEECASLAEVQEHLLRAADPVWVRKHRVADDLFAYLVVERELLDEDWVKELAVWAENRGWTVSLQGRKIYAVPGPLTKSAALREVARRTGADLTLAAGDSLLDADLLLAADRGWRPGHGELADTGFTAPSVRVLPERGVLAGERILREFLETVRGA, encoded by the coding sequence ATGCGCGCACTCGTCGCCAGCGACCTCGATCGCACCCTGATCTACTCCGCCGCCGCCCTGGCGCTGACCATGCCGGACGCCCGGGCGCCCCGGCTGCTGTGCGTGGAGGTGCACGAGAGCAAGCCGCTGTCGTACATGACGGAGACGGCGGCCGGGCTTCTCACCGACCTGGGCGACGCGGCCGTGTTCGTGCCGACGACGACCCGGACGCGCAAGCAGTACCAGCGCATCAACCTGCCGGGCCCCGCGCCCACGTACGCGATCTGCGCGAACGGCGGCCACCTCCTGGTGGACGGGGTCTCCGACCCCGACTGGCACGCCCGGGTGACCGCGCGGCTGGCCGAGGAGTGCGCGTCCCTCGCCGAGGTGCAGGAGCACCTGCTGAGGGCCGCCGACCCGGTCTGGGTGCGCAAGCACCGCGTCGCCGACGATCTGTTCGCCTACCTCGTCGTCGAGCGGGAACTGCTCGACGAGGACTGGGTGAAGGAACTCGCGGTGTGGGCGGAGAACCGCGGCTGGACCGTGTCGCTGCAGGGCCGCAAGATCTACGCGGTCCCGGGGCCGCTCACCAAGAGCGCGGCGCTGCGTGAGGTCGCCCGGAGGACGGGCGCCGATCTGACCCTCGCCGCGGGGGACTCCCTGCTCGACGCGGACCTGCTTCTCGCGGCCGACCGGGGCTGGCGGCCCGGCCATGGGGAGCTGGCCGACACCGGCTTCACGGCGCCGTCGGTCAGGGTGCTTCCCGAGCGTGGCGTCCTCGCCGGGGAGCGGATTCTGCGGGAGTTTCTGGAGACAGTACGGGGCGCCTGA
- a CDS encoding DedA family protein, which yields MTAIAAAADAGPQWVNDLMDALGAPGAGLAIALENLFPPLPSEVILPLAGFAASSGRMSLLAVLLWTTAGSVIGALALYGVGALLGRDRTVAIAARLPLVKVSDIEKTEAWFLKHGTKAVFFGRMIPIFRSLISVPAGVERMRLPVFLGLTTLGSAIWNTVFVLAGYFLGANWHQVTDIVSTYSKVVLVVAALAVAVFAGVRLLRRPKAKRPEGARGTARQATANPHPHDDQDTRVLRRPVLSPETPAESAPRRGRHAREAP from the coding sequence ATGACAGCCATCGCCGCCGCCGCGGACGCCGGACCGCAGTGGGTCAACGACCTCATGGACGCGCTGGGCGCCCCGGGTGCCGGTCTCGCCATCGCCCTGGAGAACCTGTTCCCGCCGCTGCCCAGCGAGGTGATCCTGCCCCTCGCCGGGTTCGCCGCGAGCAGCGGGCGGATGAGCCTGCTCGCGGTCCTGCTGTGGACGACGGCCGGCTCGGTGATCGGCGCGCTCGCGCTGTACGGCGTCGGCGCGCTGCTCGGCCGGGACCGGACGGTGGCGATCGCGGCACGGCTGCCACTGGTGAAGGTCTCCGACATCGAGAAGACGGAGGCGTGGTTCCTGAAGCACGGCACCAAGGCCGTGTTCTTCGGCCGGATGATCCCGATCTTCCGCAGCCTGATCTCCGTACCGGCCGGTGTCGAGCGCATGCGGCTGCCGGTGTTCCTCGGTCTGACCACGCTGGGCAGCGCGATCTGGAACACGGTGTTCGTCCTCGCGGGCTACTTCCTCGGCGCGAACTGGCACCAGGTCACGGACATCGTGTCCACCTACTCCAAGGTGGTCCTGGTCGTGGCGGCGCTGGCGGTGGCGGTCTTCGCCGGAGTCCGGCTCCTGCGACGCCCCAAGGCGAAGCGCCCCGAAGGGGCGCGGGGAACTGCGCGACAAGCCACCGCGAACCCGCACCCGCACGACGACCAGGACACCCGAGTTCTCAGGCGCCCCGTACTGTCTCCAGAAACTCCCGCAGAATCCGCTCCCCGGCGAGGACGCCACGCTCGGGAAGCACCCTGA
- a CDS encoding FmdB family zinc ribbon protein yields MPRYEYRCRTCGDTFELSRPMAESSAPAACPSGHDDTVKLLSTVAVAGSGSAPAPAPPAGGGGGGCCGGGCCG; encoded by the coding sequence ATGCCTCGCTATGAGTACCGCTGCCGGACCTGCGGCGACACCTTCGAACTGAGCCGTCCCATGGCGGAGTCCTCCGCTCCCGCGGCGTGCCCGTCGGGTCACGACGACACGGTGAAGCTCCTTTCCACGGTCGCGGTGGCCGGCTCGGGCTCCGCCCCGGCACCGGCGCCTCCCGCGGGCGGTGGCGGCGGCGGTTGCTGCGGGGGCGGCTGCTGCGGCTGA
- a CDS encoding transglycosylase domain-containing protein — translation MQLKVPASPDTEDADRTERADETVQLRTAAVSATEGSGSDGPRRRRKAPRPTPLSRVRAAAGPRLAPLVSRAAPYARRLRPCYPHADRTGWRRWAPSWRQWLGAALTFTGLALGFLGIAYAATDIPENLNSYATQQDNVYYWSDGTPMARTGWVQRQAMPLEDIPEDVRNAVLAAENASFYSDPGISVSGITRALWRTVGEGNTQGGSTITQQYVKNVYLNQDRSVSRKFTEAMLALKLDNQMSKDDILEGYLNTSWFGRGTYGIQRASQAYYGKEVGELDAGEAAFLASLLKGAGLYDPALSKDNHARAVERWSWILDRMVDNGMLSKSERATYKEFPEPLKHAQSFDTGKQSDYLVELAAQYTKKATHISDKEFDLGGYQIYTTFDRKQETALTDAVTKARKQARKDDAAKAKTLHFGAASVAADGRILAVHGGPDHRRQGYNESNATTVPAGSAFLPFVYAAALEHGVRKTREGPVTRVTPQSLYDADDGIPVMTPEGPYWDRGGKKVTSHNDGKRSYGRISLSRALALSANTPFMQLGMETGLDKVRDTAQAAGLLSSSFGPQVPGLSLGSATPSAIRMASGYATFAAAGTHVEPFSVARITRNGSTVPLAKPQSRRAMRAGVAEAVQSALKDAFRTAHAGADPAPEVAGKAGTVQNDTASWYVGTASSVSTAVVAYRIDLGKSLEPLPLQGIADDSVPYRIWSGARGLG, via the coding sequence ATGCAGTTGAAGGTTCCCGCTTCCCCAGATACCGAAGACGCGGACCGGACGGAACGCGCGGACGAGACCGTGCAATTGCGTACGGCGGCGGTGTCGGCGACGGAGGGGAGCGGGTCCGACGGGCCGCGCCGTCGGCGCAAAGCGCCCCGGCCTACCCCGCTGTCCCGCGTGCGCGCCGCCGCAGGACCGCGGCTTGCCCCACTCGTCTCCCGCGCGGCGCCCTACGCCCGCCGCCTGAGGCCCTGCTACCCGCACGCCGACCGCACCGGCTGGCGTCGCTGGGCGCCCTCCTGGCGGCAGTGGCTCGGTGCCGCGCTGACCTTCACCGGCCTGGCCCTCGGCTTCCTCGGTATCGCCTACGCCGCCACCGACATCCCGGAGAACCTCAACTCGTACGCCACTCAGCAGGACAACGTCTACTACTGGTCCGACGGGACGCCCATGGCGCGCACCGGCTGGGTGCAGCGGCAGGCGATGCCGCTGGAGGACATACCCGAGGACGTCCGCAACGCGGTGCTGGCGGCGGAGAACGCGAGTTTCTACAGCGACCCCGGCATCTCCGTCAGCGGGATCACCCGCGCCCTGTGGCGCACCGTCGGCGAGGGCAACACCCAGGGCGGCTCCACCATCACCCAGCAGTACGTCAAGAACGTCTACCTCAACCAGGACCGCTCGGTCAGCCGCAAGTTCACCGAGGCCATGCTCGCCCTCAAGCTCGACAACCAGATGAGCAAGGACGACATCCTCGAGGGCTACCTCAACACCAGCTGGTTCGGCCGCGGCACCTACGGGATCCAGCGCGCGTCCCAGGCCTACTACGGCAAGGAGGTGGGCGAACTCGACGCCGGCGAGGCCGCCTTCCTCGCCTCCCTCCTCAAGGGCGCGGGGCTCTACGACCCGGCCCTGAGCAAGGACAACCACGCCCGGGCCGTGGAGCGCTGGTCCTGGATCCTCGACCGCATGGTCGACAACGGCATGCTGTCGAAGTCCGAGCGGGCCACGTACAAGGAGTTCCCCGAGCCGCTGAAGCACGCACAGAGCTTCGACACCGGCAAGCAGAGCGACTACCTCGTGGAGCTGGCCGCCCAGTACACCAAGAAGGCCACGCACATCTCGGACAAGGAGTTCGACCTCGGCGGCTACCAGATCTACACGACCTTCGACCGCAAGCAGGAGACGGCGCTCACCGACGCCGTGACCAAGGCCCGCAAGCAGGCGCGCAAGGACGACGCGGCCAAGGCCAAGACCCTGCACTTCGGCGCCGCCTCGGTGGCCGCCGACGGGCGGATCCTCGCCGTCCATGGCGGCCCCGACCACCGCAGGCAGGGCTACAACGAGTCGAACGCGACCACCGTGCCCGCCGGTTCGGCCTTCCTGCCGTTCGTCTACGCCGCCGCCCTGGAGCACGGCGTGCGCAAGACCCGCGAGGGCCCCGTGACCCGGGTGACCCCGCAGTCGCTGTACGACGCGGACGACGGCATCCCCGTCATGACCCCCGAAGGGCCCTACTGGGACCGCGGTGGCAAGAAGGTCACCTCCCACAACGACGGCAAGCGGTCCTACGGGCGGATCAGCCTGAGCCGGGCCCTCGCCCTGTCGGCGAACACACCGTTCATGCAGCTCGGCATGGAGACCGGCCTGGACAAGGTGCGCGACACCGCTCAGGCGGCGGGCCTGCTCTCCTCCAGCTTCGGCCCGCAGGTGCCCGGGTTGTCCCTGGGCAGCGCCACGCCCAGCGCGATCCGCATGGCGAGCGGGTACGCCACGTTCGCCGCCGCCGGTACACACGTCGAGCCGTTCTCGGTGGCCCGGATCACCCGCAACGGCTCCACGGTCCCGTTGGCGAAGCCGCAGTCCCGCCGGGCGATGCGGGCGGGCGTGGCCGAGGCGGTCCAGTCCGCCCTCAAGGACGCCTTCCGCACCGCCCACGCCGGGGCGGACCCGGCGCCCGAGGTGGCCGGGAAGGCCGGCACCGTGCAGAACGACACCGCGTCCTGGTACGTCGGCACGGCCAGTTCCGTGTCGACGGCCGTCGTGGCCTACCGCATCGACCTCGGCAAGAGCCTCGAACCGCTGCCGTTGCAGGGGATCGCGGACGACAGCGTGCCGTACCGCATCTGGTCCGGTGCCCGGGGCCTCGGCTGA